The following are from one region of the Bacillota bacterium genome:
- a CDS encoding DUF1282 family protein, translated as MSGYRKTGVTAIFLIVLLTIVIIVLPVEAAPYTNYNYNYWNERVAGPQAYLPARIITGEDLGIGSFQNPQDLFVSPSGKIYILDTGNNRIVVMDQNFKLYRTIDEFEKDGKKERFNRPEGIFVTESEHIFIADTQNSRIVELDQNGGLIREIGRPENDQGEFLSETIRFQPKKLVVGKFGELYVLANNVYDGILKFDNDGNFDGFIAAVRVSPSLVDIFWRKIATQEQLSRMSLVLPTEFTNITLDEIGLIYTVNKNKIRRLNQVGKDLLDESPTGDIGYAIFEQDSSAVANFQSNFVDIVVRENEIYSVLDDQLGRVFTYDNRGRLLYVFGGSGDQRGRFRVPVAIDALEDKILVLDREAKRVTVFEPTRYAELIHQAIDFYHQGEYDAEIEIWQEVLRLNNNFDLAHSSIGRALLMQGDVENSLEYFRLANDREGYSRAYAVHRREKVNDNFAKVSTALVVLVFLGIFLNRAGVPGKIKEWFRAKETDLSSSSQAYRRLKQDVIKPLGFSLRVIFHPFAGFWELKYERRGNLIGAVVISVLTVFAYVFQKQYTGFIFNTENLRRLNIWLEAATIIVPLALWCIVSYSITTLFDGKGTIKEIFITTAYALTPLPLMLIPTTLISNFMIMSEGSFVTLIVTISLIWALALLFFGSLTIHEYSFGKNIIISFSTLVGMGIVIFGVLLFISIFEMIVDLAYNLTSEIRFRF; from the coding sequence TAATCGTACTGCCAGTCGAGGCTGCACCATATACAAACTACAACTACAACTACTGGAACGAACGAGTAGCCGGTCCCCAAGCTTACCTTCCAGCCAGGATCATAACCGGGGAAGATTTAGGAATCGGCAGTTTTCAAAATCCACAGGATTTATTCGTCAGCCCATCCGGTAAAATCTATATTCTGGACACAGGGAATAACCGTATTGTAGTTATGGATCAGAATTTCAAGCTTTACCGCACTATCGATGAGTTTGAAAAGGATGGAAAAAAAGAGAGATTTAACCGACCAGAAGGCATTTTTGTAACTGAAAGTGAGCATATCTTTATCGCTGACACACAGAACAGCAGGATTGTTGAGCTGGATCAAAACGGCGGCTTGATAAGGGAAATAGGACGCCCGGAAAATGATCAAGGTGAGTTTTTATCTGAAACTATCCGCTTTCAGCCCAAGAAACTGGTAGTGGGTAAATTTGGCGAGCTGTATGTTTTGGCTAACAATGTTTATGACGGGATTCTAAAATTTGACAACGATGGTAATTTTGATGGTTTTATTGCAGCAGTCCGGGTAAGCCCAAGCCTAGTTGATATATTCTGGCGTAAAATTGCTACTCAGGAACAGTTGTCGCGGATGTCTTTGGTACTCCCAACCGAATTTACCAATATTACACTAGATGAAATTGGCCTGATTTACACAGTGAATAAAAATAAAATTCGGAGGCTGAACCAAGTAGGAAAAGACCTGCTTGATGAAAGTCCGACAGGTGATATTGGTTATGCAATTTTCGAGCAAGACAGTTCAGCTGTAGCTAATTTCCAATCAAATTTTGTGGATATTGTTGTAAGAGAAAATGAAATCTACAGTGTATTGGATGATCAGCTCGGCCGGGTATTTACCTACGATAACCGAGGCAGGCTATTGTATGTTTTCGGCGGTTCGGGAGACCAGCGCGGTAGATTTAGGGTTCCGGTTGCGATAGATGCTCTCGAGGATAAGATTCTGGTGCTCGATCGGGAGGCAAAAAGGGTTACAGTTTTTGAACCTACTCGCTATGCTGAACTCATTCACCAAGCAATAGATTTCTACCACCAAGGTGAATATGATGCTGAAATAGAGATTTGGCAAGAGGTTCTGCGACTGAATAATAACTTTGACTTAGCCCACAGTTCAATCGGACGCGCACTATTAATGCAGGGTGATGTGGAAAATTCATTGGAATACTTTCGGCTGGCTAACGACCGTGAAGGGTATTCCCGTGCCTATGCAGTGCACCGCCGAGAAAAAGTAAACGACAATTTCGCAAAAGTATCGACAGCACTTGTAGTGCTAGTCTTCCTCGGAATTTTCCTAAATAGAGCAGGGGTTCCGGGAAAAATTAAGGAGTGGTTCAGAGCAAAGGAGACGGATCTATCATCGAGTTCTCAAGCTTATCGGCGCTTGAAGCAAGATGTAATTAAACCTTTGGGATTTTCACTTAGGGTGATTTTTCATCCTTTTGCCGGGTTCTGGGAGCTGAAATACGAGAGGCGGGGTAATTTGATAGGTGCCGTTGTGATTTCTGTATTGACAGTGTTTGCCTATGTTTTTCAAAAACAATACACTGGCTTTATTTTCAACACAGAAAATCTGCGGAGACTTAATATCTGGTTGGAAGCTGCAACGATTATAGTGCCGCTTGCTCTGTGGTGTATAGTGAGTTATTCCATTACTACTTTATTTGATGGAAAAGGCACGATAAAGGAGATATTCATTACTACAGCGTATGCCCTAACTCCACTGCCTTTAATGCTGATTCCTACAACTTTGATCAGCAATTTCATGATTATGAGCGAAGGTTCATTTGTAACACTTATCGTTACGATATCGCTGATCTGGGCACTTGCGCTGCTGTTTTTCGGAAGTCTGACCATTCACGAATATTCATTCGGCAAAAATATCATAATCAGTTTCTCGACACTTGTGGGAATGGGCATCGTAATCTTTGGGGTACTGCTGTTTATAAGCATTTTTGAGATGATAGTTGACTTAGCATACAATCTTACTTCAGAGATTCGATTTAGGTTTTAA
- a CDS encoding extracellular solute-binding protein, whose protein sequence is MKARKLILLLLIVGLVAASSAVHGSQYDFGGETVKLSFRFWGLTPLGPRRTYDWYNPDPRLQEHIESVEKMFNVKIEFVGPYGEGNVANVLRTGVMAGDVPFDVAHARALEYVPLALDGFLMPLDDFIEPEYYDTLPPELQPGDMYKVHGTTFVFPAMTELWSSSAGLTVNKTLLEREGLPMPYELFEQGLWTWDVLAEYARLLTKDTNGDGQVDQWGLAIDEERFGGFPPLVWMANNGAEFVKYENGRVVLDLVTDEVIETLEFLQGLYAEGVMRTTMDTMTTAFNVDTTHFIQFSSLAANLNNYDMEWGIMPMPTGPSAQGPVATERGNLWGGIIPITVQHDPRALVELVGALMQIKEPYIEDMEAWRERFWDNRAVAVYDRESLEMWKWQDTNLQTIPDVMVRMVLKDAGIISAMVNDVIIGGESPASVLSALQPEAQALLDDLLRQ, encoded by the coding sequence ATGAAGGCTAGGAAGTTAATTTTACTGCTGTTAATAGTTGGTTTGGTAGCTGCATCCTCAGCTGTCCATGGCAGCCAATATGACTTTGGTGGAGAAACAGTAAAGTTGTCATTTCGATTTTGGGGTTTAACTCCACTTGGGCCGAGGCGTACTTATGACTGGTACAATCCAGACCCAAGACTGCAAGAACACATTGAGTCTGTGGAAAAAATGTTTAATGTAAAAATTGAGTTTGTGGGTCCTTATGGTGAGGGTAACGTCGCCAATGTACTGAGAACAGGTGTAATGGCTGGTGACGTACCATTTGATGTAGCTCATGCTAGGGCACTCGAGTATGTACCGCTGGCACTAGACGGTTTCTTAATGCCACTTGATGATTTTATTGAGCCGGAATATTACGATACACTACCTCCGGAGCTGCAGCCGGGCGATATGTATAAAGTGCACGGGACAACATTTGTATTCCCCGCTATGACCGAGCTGTGGAGCAGTTCGGCTGGACTGACTGTCAACAAAACACTGCTGGAACGCGAAGGGCTGCCTATGCCTTATGAATTATTTGAGCAGGGATTATGGACATGGGATGTTTTAGCTGAATATGCAAGATTATTAACTAAAGATACCAATGGCGATGGCCAGGTCGATCAGTGGGGATTGGCTATTGACGAGGAGCGATTTGGCGGGTTCCCTCCATTGGTTTGGATGGCAAACAACGGTGCAGAGTTTGTCAAGTATGAAAACGGCAGAGTGGTTCTTGATCTAGTTACAGATGAAGTAATCGAGACTCTCGAGTTTCTCCAAGGTTTGTATGCCGAGGGCGTTATGAGAACTACCATGGATACCATGACAACAGCTTTTAATGTCGATACGACACACTTTATTCAGTTCTCAAGTTTAGCCGCAAATCTAAACAACTATGACATGGAATGGGGCATCATGCCTATGCCTACCGGTCCGTCTGCTCAAGGTCCTGTAGCCACCGAGCGAGGTAACCTCTGGGGTGGAATCATTCCCATTACAGTCCAGCACGACCCAAGAGCGCTGGTCGAGCTGGTCGGTGCGCTGATGCAGATTAAAGAGCCTTACATTGAAGATATGGAAGCATGGCGCGAAAGATTCTGGGACAACAGAGCTGTTGCTGTTTATGATCGCGAATCGCTTGAGATGTGGAAATGGCAGGATACTAATCTGCAGACAATTCCTGATGTAATGGTGCGGATGGTCCTGAAGGATGCTGGAATTATTTCAGCGATGGTAAATGACGTGATCATTGGCGGTGAAAGCCCAGCTTCGGTGCTGTCAGCACTGCAGCCTGAAGCACAAGCGCTGCTTGATGATCTGCTCAGACAGTAG
- a CDS encoding LamG domain-containing protein — translation MAFKNKKLALILSLVLLIALSNAALADDHAWKRVDDSHSSIVYSGRWLESETPESFGGSERIANHSKFNAEFTFVGSGFRWIGSEGVNRGKADIYLNDDLVGKDINLYNPVEEYQQVIYTIDGLAEDEYTVRIVPTGTKSDEARMAYVTIDAFEYVPTFNETLADAQQAFRRARTQPRLGEILLDYYSAESIEALKAALDTYGSVEESVLLESEKLEATYRLLGALNAFNDTRTSSAFQDLSGNGNHAVAYDGPSWDEGKSGGAAQFNKNIGYLKVEPSETLGLPENIYTFEAWIYVPTGLKDWGGAFAFGTEEHGAERGVSRLLIRHDIEGQIYLHLGNGTSKVVGKAIDIGWKYNTWHHIAMTYDTSELVVYVDGVKKIAERCPNVDISNGVGTVLFGAQNIGTRYYGGMVDEARLWNIVRTQEEIAEYMNQELTGTEAGLIGYWKFDELYK, via the coding sequence ATGGCTTTTAAGAACAAGAAATTAGCATTAATATTAAGCTTAGTTTTGTTGATTGCGCTATCCAATGCAGCATTGGCTGATGATCACGCTTGGAAAAGAGTGGATGACAGCCATTCTTCTATTGTGTATTCAGGACGATGGCTTGAGAGCGAGACACCCGAATCCTTTGGGGGCTCCGAAAGGATCGCTAACCACAGCAAATTTAATGCCGAGTTTACTTTTGTCGGTTCAGGATTTCGCTGGATTGGGTCTGAAGGCGTGAATAGGGGTAAAGCTGATATCTACTTAAATGATGACCTGGTCGGAAAAGATATCAATCTTTATAATCCGGTTGAAGAATACCAACAAGTGATTTATACAATTGATGGCTTAGCTGAAGATGAATACACTGTACGGATTGTACCGACAGGAACGAAATCTGATGAAGCTAGAATGGCGTACGTAACTATTGACGCTTTTGAATACGTACCTACCTTTAACGAAACTTTAGCCGATGCTCAGCAGGCATTCAGAAGAGCAAGAACGCAGCCGCGTTTGGGAGAAATCCTGCTTGACTACTACTCGGCAGAGTCTATTGAAGCTCTTAAAGCAGCACTAGACACTTATGGATCAGTTGAAGAGAGCGTGCTTCTCGAAAGTGAAAAACTGGAAGCAACTTACAGGCTCTTAGGGGCTCTTAATGCCTTTAATGATACTCGGACTTCTTCTGCATTCCAGGATTTGTCCGGAAACGGAAACCATGCAGTTGCTTATGACGGTCCGAGCTGGGATGAAGGTAAATCCGGCGGTGCAGCTCAGTTCAACAAAAATATAGGCTACTTAAAGGTTGAACCATCTGAAACCTTGGGACTGCCAGAAAACATCTATACCTTTGAGGCATGGATCTATGTTCCGACAGGGCTGAAGGACTGGGGCGGAGCCTTTGCCTTCGGTACAGAAGAACATGGCGCCGAAAGAGGTGTAAGCCGGCTTTTGATCAGGCACGACATTGAAGGACAAATCTATCTACATCTCGGCAACGGAACATCAAAGGTAGTTGGAAAAGCCATCGATATTGGTTGGAAATATAATACTTGGCATCACATTGCGATGACTTATGACACCAGTGAATTGGTTGTCTATGTTGATGGTGTAAAGAAAATTGCCGAGCGGTGTCCAAATGTGGATATTTCCAATGGTGTCGGAACGGTTCTCTTTGGGGCTCAAAATATTGGTACTCGCTATTATGGTGGAATGGTAGATGAAGCAAGACTGTGGAATATTGTGAGAACTCAGGAGGAAATTGCCGAGTATATGAATCAAGAGTTAACAGGAACAGAAGCTGGGTTGATCGGTTATTGGAAGTTTGACGAGCTTTACAAGTAA
- a CDS encoding family 43 glycosylhydrolase: MLSAAAAADTNSSDDRYYVNPVGGIDAIGDPYILKVDDVYYLYATSAGDRGFRVWTSLDLVNWTDRLRYALALDKDNQELKFGTGSFWAPEVIEYKGKFYMVYNAKDEDGRLKIALAVSDDPLGPFMNIKAPLFDYGKSYIDGHIFVDDDGIPYLFYTVDVGYNIVRGRKTSQIYVQQMSEDLTELIGEPVLAATPEQGWEFQSGSTLWNEGPYVLKHEEKYYMTYSSNFYGSSAYAVGLAIADHPLGPWVKYEGNPILQSDLSIGVSGPGHNSFTVSPDGTELFIVYHTHTDVQQRGGNRNLCIDRVRFEDEILVVAGPTRSPQPYPSADVTAIASLDEIKLNDRMLTGFHPSITEYRIPLPFGSADMPEVAAVPTLPGAQVELHVDGNIIEIEVTAENQVDKMYYTIEIIIPPYLQKMLGQ; the protein is encoded by the coding sequence CTGCTTTCCGCAGCAGCTGCAGCTGACACCAATTCTTCAGATGATCGATACTATGTAAACCCTGTGGGCGGTATTGATGCAATCGGCGATCCGTATATTCTCAAAGTTGATGATGTGTACTATTTGTATGCTACTTCTGCTGGTGACCGAGGATTTAGAGTCTGGACTTCGCTGGACCTAGTCAATTGGACAGACCGGCTGCGCTATGCCCTTGCTTTAGATAAGGATAATCAGGAACTCAAATTTGGCACCGGTTCTTTTTGGGCGCCGGAAGTAATTGAGTATAAAGGTAAATTTTACATGGTCTACAATGCTAAAGACGAAGACGGCCGCCTTAAGATAGCTCTGGCTGTCAGCGATGATCCTCTAGGTCCCTTTATGAATATAAAAGCACCACTTTTTGATTACGGCAAGTCGTACATAGATGGCCATATTTTTGTAGATGATGATGGTATTCCGTATCTCTTTTATACAGTGGATGTCGGCTATAATATCGTTCGCGGCAGAAAAACTAGTCAAATTTACGTTCAGCAGATGAGCGAAGACTTAACAGAACTGATTGGCGAACCGGTCCTTGCGGCTACACCGGAGCAGGGGTGGGAGTTTCAATCCGGATCTACTCTCTGGAACGAGGGGCCATATGTGCTGAAGCATGAAGAAAAATATTATATGACGTACTCTTCGAACTTTTATGGTTCGTCTGCGTATGCAGTCGGGCTTGCGATTGCCGATCATCCTTTAGGTCCGTGGGTTAAATATGAAGGCAACCCAATTTTGCAGAGTGATCTCTCTATAGGTGTCTCCGGTCCGGGACACAATAGTTTTACAGTTTCGCCTGACGGCACTGAGCTGTTTATTGTTTACCATACTCACACTGATGTGCAGCAGCGAGGAGGAAATCGCAATCTGTGTATTGACCGAGTGAGATTTGAAGATGAAATACTGGTTGTTGCTGGCCCAACAAGGTCTCCACAACCATATCCATCGGCAGATGTAACTGCCATTGCCAGTTTAGATGAAATTAAACTAAACGATAGAATGCTGACCGGTTTTCATCCATCAATCACAGAGTACAGAATTCCTCTTCCTTTTGGAAGCGCAGACATGCCTGAGGTAGCGGCTGTACCAACTCTGCCGGGGGCACAGGTGGAGCTTCATGTAGATGGGAATATTATTGAGATTGAAGTCACCGCTGAGAATCAGGTGGACAAGATGTATTATACAATCGAGATTATTATACCACCTTATTTACAGAAAATGCTTGGTCAATAA